The window CGCCCCAGCGAGGCCGGGTGCGCGCGGCCCGAACAGATCTTCCGGCCCCCAATACCAGAGCGCCGCATCCTTGATCACCAGCACCAGCGCAAAGGTGGCCAGCAACTGGAACAGTTCGGGTGCGCGATAGATGCGGCGCAAGATGGTGAGCTCGACCAGCGCCCCCAGCGCGGCCACCGGCAAGGCCGCCAGCAGCAGCGCCGCCCAGTAACCCCAGGGCGTTGCGCCCAGCCGGTCCACCAGGCTGTAGGCCAGGTACAGGCCCAGCATGTAGAAGGAACCATGGGCGAAGTTGACGATGCGCGTGACGCCGAAGATCAGCGACAGGCCGGCCGCGACCATGAACATGGCAGAGGCGTCGGCCAGGCCATTGAGCAGCTGGACGGCGAGGCTGGCAAGCGTCATGGACTCAGTCCGGCAGGCGGCGGGCGTGGCGCATCACGGGCGCAGCTCAGTCCGGCGCACGCAGCTTCTTCACCTCGGCATCGGGCAACTGCAGCGCCGCGCCATCGATATAGGTGAAGCTGGTCATGACGCCACGGCCCTCCTTGAGGCCGGTGCGGCCCACGAATGCGCCCAGGGTGGATTGATGGTCCTGCGGGCGGTAGACGATGGAGGCCACCGGCGTTTCCACCTTCAAGCCGGAGAAGGCGGCGGCCAGACGGTCGGCGTCGGTGCTGCCGGCCTTGCGCAGGCCGGCGGCGATGGACATCAGCGCGCTATAGCCCACCAGGGAACCGTTGCGCGGATAGTCATTGAATTTCTTGCGATAGGCCTCGACGAACTTCTTGTGTTCCGGCGTGTGGATCGCATACCAGGGGTAACCGGTGACGATCCAGTTCTGCGGTGCTTCGCCCTTGAGGGGATCGAGATACTCGGGCTCGCCCGTCAGCAGCGAGACCACGTCCACCTGCTCGAACAGCCCGCGGGTATTGCCTTCGCGCACGAACTTGCCGAGGTCGGCAGCGAAGAGCGCATTGAAGATGGCGTCCGGCTTGGCGTCGGCCAGCGCCTGGGTGACCGCGCCAGCATCGATCTTGCCCAGCGGCGGCGCCTGTTCGGCGACAAATTCCACGTCCGGCTGGGCCTGCTTCATCAGGGTCTTGAAGCTGGCGACGGCGGACTGGCCGTATTCATAGTTGGGATAGACGATGGCCCAGCGCTTCTTCTTCAACTTGACTGCTTCCTTGACCACCGAGGCAACCAGCATGGAGGTCGAGGGGCGCAGGCGGTAGGTGTACTTGTTGCCGTTCTGCCAGACGATCTTGTCGGTCAGCGGTTCGGCGGCGAGGAAGAAGACCCTGTGCTGCTTGGCGTAATCGGTCAGCGCCAGGCCGGTATTGGAGAGAAAACCGCCAAACAGCAAGGCGACGCGCTCGCGCGCCATCAATTCCTCGGCCACGCGCACCGAGTCGCCGGGGTTGCCGTTGTCGTCGCGGGCGATGACTTCGAGCTTCTTGCCCAGCACGCCGCCGCTGGCATTGATTTCGTCCAGGGCCATTTCCCAGCCCCGGCGGTACGGTTCCAGGAAGGCCGGCTGGGCCTTGTAGCTGTTGATCTCGCCGATCCTGATGGTGTCCTGGGCGCGCGCAGCGACGCTGCCCATGGTTAGCAGAGCGGCGGCCAAGGCCCATCGCAGGCCGCGCTGGAAGTTGAACTGGTTCACGTCATTCCCTTCTGGTGAGATGGCCCGGACAGCGCAGCCCGAGGACGGGCGTAATGATAACCGCTGGGACGCTGACCTGTCCGGCCCGTCGTCGGGTCGGCTGCGGCTTATTTCACGCGCTGCTTTTCCAGCTTGCGCGCCAGGGTGCGTCTATGCATGCCCAGCCGCCGTGCGGTCTCGGAGATGTTGAAGTCGGTGTCCACCAGCACTTCGTGGATGCGCTCCCATTCCAGCGTCTTGATGGAGGTGGCGCGCGCCGGCAACTCGACCTCGGAGACCCCGGCCACGTGGCCGAAGGCGGCTTCGATGTCGTCGGTATTGGAGGGTTTGGCCAGGTATTGGCATGCGCCCAGCTTGATGGCCTCGACCGCCGTGGTGATGCTGGCAAAGCCGGTCAGCACGACGATGAGCATGTCCTCGTCATGGGCGTGCAGCATCTGTACGCAGGCCAGGCCGGAGGCGTTGCCGCCCAGCTTGAGGTCGACCACGGCATAACCCGGACGGTGTTGCTGCAGGTGCTGGGCCGCCTCTTCCTGGCTGGCGGCGAGCAGGACGGTGTAGCCCCGGCGTTCGAACGAGCGCCCCAAGGTGCGTGCGAAGGCGGCGTCATCCTCAATGATCAGAAGCAGGCGATCAGCCGGCATGTTGCATTCCCTATTTCTTCTACTTTCCCAAGGCGCTATTGTAAGGCGAGACGGCCCCGGGCATTGCCGCCATCAGAAGAAAAAGGAAATGATTCGCGTCAAAGGCTGGTCAGGCCTGGCTTGCGGCACATCAAGCACCGCTCGGAAAAGCGGGTGTCGCGCTGCCGACGACAGGCTCGGCGTCGGCTTCCAGGCTGATGGCCGACAGCGGCAGCTCCAGCGTCACGCGTGCGCCCGCACCGGGCAGGTTGCTGGCCCAGACCCGTCCGCCCAGCTTGCGCGCGACGTTGACCACGAAGAACAGGCCCAGGCCGCGCCCCGGCTTGCCCTTGGTGGACTGGTAGGGCTTGCCGATCTGGTTGATCATCCATTCCGGGAAGCCCGGTCCCTGGTCGGAGACCTCCATGAGCAGCAAGCCCCCTTCCCGCCGCACTTCCAGCGACAGCCAGTGCGGCGAGACCTCGAAGGCATTGTCCAGCACATTGCCCAGCATCTGCTTGATGGCCGAGTCGAAGGCTACCGGCAGGTCTTGCCCGATCAGGTTCTGGTAATCGAACACTGCCACCGGACGGCTCTTGCGCCAGTCCTCGGCGACGCTGTCGAGGAAGGTGTTGAGGGTGGTCTTGATGGAAGACTCGCCGCGCGCCTGCCCGGCCGAGAGCAGCACGCCGCTGACGATGGATTTGCAGCGCTGCAGCTGTGCTTCCATTTCGGCGATGTCGTCCAGCATGTCCTGGCGCTGGCTGATCTCGGGCATGCGCTTCCAGTCGCCCAGGATCACCGACACCGTGGCCAGGGGCGTGCCCAGCTCGTGGGCGGCGCCCGAGGCGAGCAAGCCCATGCGCACGATGTGATCCTCTTCGGCGGCGCGCTGGCGCAGGTCGGCCAGCAAGGCGTCGCCGGCGCGCAGGTTGCTGCTGATGCGGGTGATGAAGAACACCATCAGCCCGGCATTGAGCAGGAAGCAGATCAGCGTGCCTTCCACATACAGGCTCAGCAGCCCCGCATTGTGGTCCGGCGGCAGCGCCAGCGGCTCGGAGAACAGCGCCAGCCCGGCCAGGCAGAGCATGGTCACGCCGACGATGGCCCAGCTCGACCAGGGCTTGAGCAGCACGGCCGAGAGGATGATCTGCATCAGGTACAGGAAGGCGAAGGGATTGGTGATGCCGCCGCTGAGATAGAGCTGGAAGGTCAGCACCGCCACATCCACCAGCAAGGCCAGGAACAGCTCGGCATTGGTGGCGATGCGCCGCTCGTGCCAGCGCAGGTGGCTGGCGATGTTGAAGGCCACCAGGCAGGACAGCACTTCCAGCATGTGCGGCAGCGGCAGGTGCAGGTCGAACACCAGCACCACGAAGGCGATGGTGGACACCTGCCCCAGCACCGCCAGCCAGCGCAGCTGGATCAGCAGCAGCATGTTCTGGTGGCCGGCCGGGTTCTGTTCGCCCTGGCGCAGGCGCTGCCAGCGTTCCCTCAGCGTCCTGCGCTTGGCGACGGCGTCGGCGGCGGTCATCTCGGTCAGCCCTGCGACGGTGACTGCGACTGGGCTTGGCGGATGCGCTCGCGCCAGCGCCGCTCGTCACGGATCAACCAATAGCCCGCGCCCAGCGACATCAGGGCCAGCGCGTACCAGGTCAGCGCGTAGATCAGATGGCTGTTGTGGAAGGCGATCACGGTCAGTCCGCCGACCGGTTTTTGCGCATCCGGCGCGACGGCGGCGTTGGCCTCGGCCGAGGCCTTGTCGGCATCGACGAAGTACGGCGCCACCGAGGTCAGTCCCTTGGCCTGGGCAATCGCCTGGACATCGCGGGAATACCAGCGGCTCTGGGCCGCATCATTGCTGCGCAGGAAGCCGCCCTTGGGCTCGCTCATGCGCAACAGCCC is drawn from Herbaspirillum seropedicae and contains these coding sequences:
- a CDS encoding ABC transporter substrate-binding protein; amino-acid sequence: MGSVAARAQDTIRIGEINSYKAQPAFLEPYRRGWEMALDEINASGGVLGKKLEVIARDDNGNPGDSVRVAEELMARERVALLFGGFLSNTGLALTDYAKQHRVFFLAAEPLTDKIVWQNGNKYTYRLRPSTSMLVASVVKEAVKLKKKRWAIVYPNYEYGQSAVASFKTLMKQAQPDVEFVAEQAPPLGKIDAGAVTQALADAKPDAIFNALFAADLGKFVREGNTRGLFEQVDVVSLLTGEPEYLDPLKGEAPQNWIVTGYPWYAIHTPEHKKFVEAYRKKFNDYPRNGSLVGYSALMSIAAGLRKAGSTDADRLAAAFSGLKVETPVASIVYRPQDHQSTLGAFVGRTGLKEGRGVMTSFTYIDGAALQLPDAEVKKLRAPD
- a CDS encoding ATP-binding protein encodes the protein MTAADAVAKRRTLRERWQRLRQGEQNPAGHQNMLLLIQLRWLAVLGQVSTIAFVVLVFDLHLPLPHMLEVLSCLVAFNIASHLRWHERRIATNAELFLALLVDVAVLTFQLYLSGGITNPFAFLYLMQIILSAVLLKPWSSWAIVGVTMLCLAGLALFSEPLALPPDHNAGLLSLYVEGTLICFLLNAGLMVFFITRISSNLRAGDALLADLRQRAAEEDHIVRMGLLASGAAHELGTPLATVSVILGDWKRMPEISQRQDMLDDIAEMEAQLQRCKSIVSGVLLSAGQARGESSIKTTLNTFLDSVAEDWRKSRPVAVFDYQNLIGQDLPVAFDSAIKQMLGNVLDNAFEVSPHWLSLEVRREGGLLLMEVSDQGPGFPEWMINQIGKPYQSTKGKPGRGLGLFFVVNVARKLGGRVWASNLPGAGARVTLELPLSAISLEADAEPVVGSATPAFPSGA
- a CDS encoding response regulator transcription factor; the encoded protein is MPADRLLLIIEDDAAFARTLGRSFERRGYTVLLAASQEEAAQHLQQHRPGYAVVDLKLGGNASGLACVQMLHAHDEDMLIVVLTGFASITTAVEAIKLGACQYLAKPSNTDDIEAAFGHVAGVSEVELPARATSIKTLEWERIHEVLVDTDFNISETARRLGMHRRTLARKLEKQRVK